One window of the Primulina eburnea isolate SZY01 chromosome 18, ASM2296580v1, whole genome shotgun sequence genome contains the following:
- the LOC140819620 gene encoding zinc finger CCCH domain-containing protein 67 produces MADSSSTSENPPIEELELGLLIPGTDPSDSVASHFMDVEVQRSDSPKIASDGGSDPPTKEGLVEVVDDADSDAEARLLDSIERQVRQLMIQQAEMEAGREQMQHVGGWEENDWKIEEREYVHEEKDEQEEEMSGDENEDEEGDEENADVYVPGAGPLMAARYNNLIGARRKVTYPIRPDAEDCAYYMKYFSCKFGSNCKFNHPPRRRNQGIKERVKTREENSEREGQIECKYYLSEGGCKYGKDCKYVHGTDRTSMSHTPELNFLGLPIRLGEKECPYYLRTGSCKYGSNCRFHHPEPTTVTVGDSPSGFSNGGSLPSQHVSASSVSSWSSPRTYNEASSFLPYPPIHQGAPTPNSEWNGYQASAYPTSERSLPTPPAFVINNLPTEINFPMQRQHDFIVDEYPERPGEPECSYFLKTGDCKYKSSCKYHHPKNRTSKAKANPYVLNDKGLPLRPDQPICTHYHRYGICKYGPACRYDHPLNPGMFPPPFDQKPFGDFRNVGGAAKFRQGNESRS; encoded by the exons ATGGCTGATTCATCATCAACCTCCGAAAACCCCCCAATTGAGGAACTAGAGTTAGGGCTTTTGATCCCTGGTACAGACCCGTCGGATTCGGTTGCCTCCCATTTCATGGATGTTGAGGTTCAGCGTTCTGATTCGCCGAAAATTGCCTCTGATGGAGGCAGTGATCCCCCAACGAAGGAGGGCTTGGTGGAAGTGGTGGACGATGCTGATAGCGATGCGGAGGCCCGGTTACTTGATTCCATTGAAAGGCAGGTGCGTCAGCTGATGATCCAGCAGGCTGAAATGGAGGCGGGCCGTGAGCAAATGCAACACGTTGGAGGCTGGGAGGAGAATGACTGGAAAATAGAGGAGAGGGAATATGTTCACGAAGAAAAGGATGAACAGGAGGAGGAGATGTCTGGGGACGAAAATGAGGACGAAGAGGGTGATGAGGAGAATGCTGATGTATATGTACCCGGAGCGGGTCCGTTGATGGCAGCGAGATATAATAATCTCATCGGTGCTCGGAGGAAGGTTACCTATCCGATTAGACCTGATGCAGAGGATTGTGCGTATTACATGAAATACTTTTCCTGTAAGTTTGGGTCGAACTGCAAGTTTAATCACCCTCCGAGGAGAAGGAATCAG GGAATTAAAGAGAGAGTGAAGACCAGGGAAGAAAATTCTGAGAGGGAAGGACAGATAGAATGCAAG TATTACCTTTCTGAAGGAGGATGCAAATATGGAAAAGACTGCAAATATGTTCATGGCACAGACCGAACCTCCATGTCCCATACTCCCGAGTTAAACTTTTTAGGTCTGCCGATTCGACTG GGAGAAAAGGAGTGTCCATACTACTTGCGCACTGGGTCCTGTAAATATGGGTCAAATTGCAGGTTTCATCATCCAGAACCTACAACTGTGACAGTAGGTGACTCACCTTCAGGATTTAGCAATGGTGGATCTCTTCCATCACAGCATGTTTCCGCATCTTCTGTCTCCTCATGGTCTTCTCCAAGGACATACAATGAGGCCTCTTCATTTCTGCCTTATCCTCCGATCCACCAAGGTGCCCCTACTCCAAATTCTGAATGGAATGGGTATCAg gcTTCTGCCTACCCAACATCTGAGAGGAGCCTACCTACACCTCCAGCTTTTGTCATAAATAACCTGCCGACTGAGATAAACTTCCCCATGCAACGACAACATGATTTCATAGTTGATGAATATCCAGAACGACCTGGTGAACCGGAATGTAGTTACTTCTTGAAAACTGGAGACTGCAAATACAAGTCTAGTTGCAAATATCACCACCCGAAGAATCGTACATCAAAAGCAAAGGCAAACCCATACGTTCTCAATGATAAAGGCCTGCCCCTTAGACCT GATCAGCCCATATGCACGCACTATCATCGGTATGGTATCTGTAAGTACGGACCAGCTTGTAGATACGATCATCCATTGAACCCTGGAATGTTTCCGCCTCCTTTTGATCAGAAACCTTTTGGTGACTTTAGAAATGTGGGTGGAGCTGCAAAGTTTAGGCAAGGAAATGAAAGCAGATCTTAA